In Tachysurus vachellii isolate PV-2020 chromosome 1, HZAU_Pvac_v1, whole genome shotgun sequence, a genomic segment contains:
- the ric3a gene encoding protein RIC-3, translated as MLVSGIQRITLFCCLVLSVTLFLPKLFLSGGKEKVLLQSDVLGPESPPVLRFRHGASTGEDDPHSTESLCASQKPEIFSQTKIFQKSSLLSRVPPIYGFGIFLYIIYIFYKLTDKDQVPEQCCSFSILIPEHTAQETSEDEVTQLQTSSTQMKGQRERRSSKSLQKSARSTCEERKLQHLRKIQHLLVEGRLLDDVTPEEEAEETPYSAHWEGYPEETFPLYEVPLCRHWYPSIILEESYGGVPTPEELAERMQREEEKDEIYDEEGDKVNDEPGEDEDPKGMMDEGELEKRDESDDNVNDTDEEDYKQEDIGEDQPYLACNYTDNEKTPNSPENKKAKETSGRRRQITFSNHRHVFHYPKGGAVGCRYKEALEDDTNNDDDLDHEDGMEKKQDEYDDLVVMEEDDPLMEAERLGFSTQFACDPEEQNVDLINFLLTYKPEAVIMSEQSGAAEAPRLRMRCKKQKEGKLT; from the exons atgtTGGTTTCAGGGATTCAGAGGATCACTCTGTTCTGTTGTCTCGTCctctctgtgactctgtttTTGCCCAAATTGTTTTTATCTGGAGGAAAAGAGAAGGTGCTTCTTCAGTCTGATG tacTCGGTCCTGAAAGTCCTCCTGTGTTGAGGTTCAGACATGGAGCTTCAACAGGAGAAGACGATCCGCATTCAACTGAATCACTTTGTGCGAGTCAGAAGCCTGAGATCTTTTCCCAGACAAAAATCTTTCAGAAATCTTCACTCCTCTCTCGAGTCCCTCCTATTTATGGCTTTGGAATTTTCCTCTACATCATTTACATCTTCTATAAG CTGACTGATAAAGACCAAGTTCCAGAACAATGCTGCAGCTTCTCCATCCTGATCCccgaacacacagcacaggaaACAT CTGAAGATGAGGTGACTCAGCTACAGACCAGTTCAACACAGAtgaaaggacagagagagaggagaagctCAAAATCTCTCCAAAAGTCTGCAAG AAGtacatgtgaagaaagaaaactCCAGCACCTGAGGAAGATCCAGCACCTGTTGGTGGAGGGACGGTTGCTGGATGACGTCACCCCTGAGGAGGAAGCTGAGGAGACTCCATATTCTGCACACTGGGAGG GTTATCCAGAAGAAACCTTTCCTTTGTATGAGGTGCCACTTTGCCGACATTGGTATCCAAGTATCATCTTGGAGGAGTCTTATGGAGGTGTTCCTACCCCCGAGGAACTGGCTGAAAGAAtgcagagagaagaagaaaaggatgaAATATATGATGAAGAGGGAGACAAGGTGAATGATGAGCCCGGTGAAGATGAAGATCCTAAAGGGATGATGGATGAGGGTGAACTTGAAAAGAGAGACGAGTCAGATGATAATGTAAATGATACTGATGAAGAAGATTATAAGCAGGAAGACATTGGTGAAGACCAACCATATCTGGCTTGTAATTATACTGATAATGAGAAGACTCCAAATTCACCAGAAAATAAGAAGGCAAAAGAAACATCTGGAAGGAGAAGACAGATAACCTTCAGTAATCACAGGCATGTCTTCCACTATCCTAAAGGAGGTGCTGTAGGCTGCAGATACAAAGAAGCTCTAGAAGATGATACTAATAATGACGATGATCTTGATCATGAAGATGGGATGGAGAAAAAGCAGGATGAATATGATGATTTAGTGGTGATGGAGGAGGATGACCCGTTGATGGAAGCTGAGCGTCTGGGCTTCAGCACTCAGTTTGCATGTGATCCTGAAGAACAGAACGTGGATCTGATCAACTTTCTTCTCACATATAAACCTGAAGCTGTGATTATGTCTGAACAGTCAGGAGCAGCTGAAGCTCCAAGGCTCAGGATGCGCTGCAAGAAGCAGAAGGAGGGAAAACTGACCTGA